A genomic region of Luteibacter aegosomatissinici contains the following coding sequences:
- a CDS encoding LON peptidase substrate-binding domain-containing protein, with protein MAATLPTLDLPLFPLSNVLFPGGHLQLRIFEPRYIDLVRECARTGRGFGVCLILEGREAGQPAIPAAVGTLATITDFHTRDDGLLGIVAEGGQRFRVTRTRVRSDGQVRGDIAPWDPEAKMPVPPEFGLLTTILERLAEQMGPPWKQDIAGRADNDASWVGFRLCELLPLDPNECQHMLELDDPLQRLAELRDILPRFQRA; from the coding sequence ATGGCCGCGACCTTGCCCACGCTCGACCTTCCGCTGTTCCCCTTGTCGAACGTCCTGTTCCCGGGCGGTCATCTCCAGCTGCGCATCTTCGAACCGCGTTACATCGATCTGGTTCGCGAGTGCGCGCGCACGGGCAGGGGCTTCGGTGTGTGTCTCATCCTGGAAGGCCGAGAAGCCGGCCAGCCGGCGATCCCCGCCGCGGTCGGCACGCTCGCGACCATCACCGATTTCCACACGCGTGATGATGGCTTGCTCGGCATCGTGGCCGAAGGTGGCCAGCGCTTTCGGGTGACCCGCACGCGCGTACGCTCCGATGGCCAGGTGCGCGGCGACATCGCACCGTGGGACCCGGAAGCGAAGATGCCTGTGCCGCCGGAATTCGGCTTGCTCACCACCATCCTCGAGCGGTTGGCCGAGCAGATGGGGCCGCCGTGGAAACAGGACATCGCCGGCCGCGCGGACAACGATGCGAGCTGGGTCGGCTTCCGCCTGTGCGAACTGCTACCGCTCGATCCCAACGAATGCCAGCACATGCTCGAGCTGGATGATCCGCTCCAGCGCCTCGCCGAATTGCGTGACATCCTCCCGCGCTTCCAGCGCGCCTGA
- the mpl gene encoding UDP-N-acetylmuramate:L-alanyl-gamma-D-glutamyl-meso-diaminopimelate ligase — MRVHILGIAGTFMGGVAALGRELGLTVEGSDANVYPPMSTQLEALGISLMQGYTAEHLQPAPDLVVVGNAMTRGNPAVEYMLNEGMRYISGPQWLGETLLGGRQVLAVAGTHGKTTTTSLLAHLLEQAGMDPGFLIGGVPGNFDVSARRGGGKPFVIEADEYDSAFFDKRSKFVHYRPHIAILNNLEYDHADIFPDVAAIQRQFHHLVRTVPGHGRLIVNAEDPYLAEVLAMGAWTPVETFGIDAGDWRAELIAADGSHFRVSRQGVALGEIRWGSLGRHNVMNALAALAAATAAGADPVALLPAFESFASARRRMEVIGEARGVTVYDDFAHHPTAIATTLAGLRAKVGKARILVALEPRSNSMRLGAHADALAPSLADADGVVFLHRPELAWDAAKVTGALDGRGTTVPTVDALVASLATQAREGDQVIFMSNGGFEGAPRRFFDALRAG; from the coding sequence ATGCGCGTCCATATCCTCGGTATTGCCGGCACCTTCATGGGTGGCGTCGCTGCGCTCGGCCGCGAGCTGGGCCTCACGGTCGAAGGCTCCGATGCCAACGTGTACCCGCCCATGAGCACCCAGCTCGAAGCGCTGGGTATCAGCCTCATGCAGGGCTACACCGCCGAACACCTGCAGCCGGCGCCTGACCTGGTCGTGGTCGGCAACGCCATGACCCGGGGCAACCCGGCAGTGGAGTACATGCTCAACGAGGGCATGCGCTACATCTCCGGCCCGCAGTGGCTGGGTGAAACCCTGCTCGGCGGCCGCCAGGTCCTGGCCGTGGCCGGGACGCACGGCAAGACCACCACCACCAGCCTGCTCGCGCACCTGCTCGAACAGGCAGGCATGGATCCGGGCTTCCTGATTGGCGGCGTACCCGGCAACTTTGATGTCTCGGCGCGTCGCGGTGGCGGCAAGCCCTTTGTCATCGAGGCCGACGAATACGACTCGGCGTTCTTCGACAAGCGCTCCAAGTTCGTCCACTACCGTCCGCACATCGCCATCCTCAACAATCTGGAATACGACCACGCGGATATCTTCCCCGACGTGGCCGCCATCCAGCGCCAGTTCCACCACCTCGTGCGCACGGTGCCCGGTCATGGCCGGCTCATCGTCAATGCCGAGGATCCGTACCTCGCCGAAGTACTGGCCATGGGCGCGTGGACGCCGGTGGAAACGTTCGGTATCGATGCGGGTGACTGGCGCGCCGAACTCATCGCCGCCGATGGCTCGCACTTCCGCGTGAGCCGCCAGGGTGTGGCCCTCGGCGAGATCCGCTGGGGCTCGCTCGGCCGGCACAATGTCATGAACGCGCTGGCCGCCCTCGCTGCGGCGACGGCGGCCGGTGCGGATCCGGTGGCGTTGCTTCCCGCGTTTGAAAGCTTCGCCAGCGCCCGCCGCCGCATGGAAGTGATCGGCGAGGCACGCGGCGTTACGGTTTACGACGACTTTGCGCATCACCCCACCGCCATAGCCACCACGCTGGCGGGCTTGCGCGCGAAGGTGGGCAAGGCGCGCATCCTGGTCGCGCTCGAACCGCGTTCGAACAGCATGCGCCTCGGTGCGCATGCCGACGCGCTGGCCCCGTCGCTGGCCGATGCCGATGGCGTGGTGTTCCTGCACCGCCCGGAGCTGGCATGGGATGCGGCGAAGGTGACCGGTGCACTGGATGGGCGCGGCACGACCGTCCCCACTGTCGACGCGCTGGTGGCCAGCCTCGCCACCCAGGCACGTGAGGGCGACCAGGTCATCTTCATGTCCAACGGCGGTTTCGAAGGGGCGCCCCGGCGCTTCTTCGACGCACTGCGCGCAGGTTAG
- a CDS encoding adenylate kinase → MRFVLFGAPGSGKGTQAARLKQDFGIPHISTGDLLRAEIKAETELGKKAKSLMDAGQLLPDDIMLGIIEHRLAEPDAKPGFILDGYPRNLAQADALDGVLAKIGQPLDVVIKLDVPFEAIVGRCEVRFKAEHRPDDEPATVTRRLNIYADQTAPVADFYAKRGKLKIVDGVGELDEVTARIKAALTEASAASA, encoded by the coding sequence ATGCGATTCGTGCTTTTCGGCGCCCCCGGTTCGGGCAAGGGCACCCAGGCCGCCCGCCTCAAGCAGGATTTCGGCATCCCGCACATCTCCACGGGCGATCTGCTCCGTGCCGAGATCAAGGCGGAAACCGAACTCGGCAAGAAGGCCAAGTCCCTGATGGATGCCGGCCAGCTGCTGCCGGATGACATCATGCTGGGCATCATCGAGCACCGTCTCGCCGAACCCGACGCCAAGCCGGGCTTCATCCTGGATGGCTACCCGCGCAACCTGGCCCAGGCCGATGCGCTGGATGGCGTCCTGGCCAAGATCGGCCAGCCGCTCGATGTGGTGATCAAGCTCGATGTGCCGTTCGAGGCCATCGTCGGCCGTTGCGAGGTGCGCTTCAAGGCGGAACACCGCCCCGATGACGAGCCGGCCACGGTCACGCGCCGCCTCAACATCTACGCCGACCAGACCGCCCCGGTCGCCGATTTCTACGCCAAGCGCGGCAAGCTCAAGATCGTCGACGGCGTCGGCGAACTCGATGAGGTCACGGCGCGCATCAAGGCCGCCCTGACCGAAGCCAGCGCCGCCAGCGCCTGA
- a CDS encoding 6-phosphofructokinase yields MAAGKLLYAQSGGVSAVINATAAGVIETARDKGIPVYAARNGILGALREELIDTTKEAKANIAGLKHTPGGAFGSCRYKLKSLEENRAEYERLIQVFKAHDIRTFLYNGGNDSADTANKVSKIGQALGYEVNCIGVPKTIDNDLVVTDNCPGFGSVAKYTAIAVREASLDVASMMDTSTKVFIIEVMGRHAGWIAAAAGLAGNKAGDPPHIILFPENVFDPAAFLARVQATVEKVGYCTVVVSEGVKGSDGKFLAESAETGARDAFGHAQLGGAAPVLAALVKEKLGYKYHWALPDYLQRSARHIAAKVDVEQAYAVGKKAVEYAADGLNAVMPVIVRTSEEPYKWKIEAAPLDKIANQEKKMPKNFISKDGFGITAAARRYLAPLILGEAPPPYGEDGLPLYVTLKNTAVPKKLKKFVPAK; encoded by the coding sequence ATGGCCGCCGGTAAGCTCCTCTACGCCCAGTCGGGCGGTGTCTCCGCCGTCATCAACGCCACCGCCGCCGGGGTCATCGAGACCGCCCGCGACAAGGGCATACCGGTCTACGCGGCCCGCAACGGCATTCTTGGCGCCCTGCGCGAGGAACTGATCGATACCACCAAGGAAGCCAAGGCCAACATCGCCGGCCTGAAGCACACCCCCGGCGGCGCCTTCGGTTCGTGCCGCTACAAGCTCAAGTCCCTGGAGGAGAACCGCGCCGAGTACGAGCGGCTGATCCAGGTGTTCAAGGCCCACGACATCCGCACGTTCCTCTACAACGGCGGCAACGATTCGGCCGACACGGCCAACAAGGTCTCGAAGATCGGCCAGGCGCTGGGCTACGAGGTGAACTGCATCGGCGTGCCCAAGACGATCGATAACGACCTGGTCGTGACCGATAACTGCCCGGGCTTCGGCTCGGTGGCCAAGTACACGGCCATCGCCGTGCGCGAGGCCAGCCTGGATGTGGCCTCCATGATGGATACCTCCACCAAGGTGTTCATCATTGAAGTAATGGGCCGGCACGCAGGCTGGATCGCCGCGGCGGCCGGCCTGGCAGGCAACAAGGCCGGCGATCCGCCGCACATCATCCTGTTCCCCGAAAACGTGTTCGACCCGGCCGCGTTCCTCGCCAGGGTGCAGGCCACGGTCGAAAAGGTGGGCTACTGCACGGTGGTGGTTTCCGAGGGTGTGAAGGGTTCCGACGGCAAGTTCCTGGCCGAGTCGGCTGAGACCGGCGCGCGCGATGCCTTTGGTCATGCCCAGTTGGGCGGCGCCGCGCCGGTGCTCGCCGCGCTGGTGAAGGAAAAGCTCGGCTACAAGTACCACTGGGCCCTGCCCGATTACCTGCAGCGCTCCGCGCGGCATATCGCGGCGAAGGTGGATGTGGAGCAGGCCTATGCGGTGGGCAAGAAGGCCGTGGAATACGCGGCCGATGGGCTCAACGCGGTGATGCCGGTGATCGTGCGCACCTCGGAAGAACCCTATAAGTGGAAGATCGAGGCCGCGCCGCTGGACAAGATCGCCAACCAGGAAAAGAAGATGCCGAAGAACTTCATCTCCAAGGATGGGTTCGGCATCACCGCCGCGGCGCGGCGTTACCTGGCGCCGCTGATCCTGGGCGAAGCCCCGCCGCCGTACGGCGAGGATGGCCTGCCGCTGTACGTGACGCTGAAGAACACCGCCGTGCCGAAGAAGCTGAAGAAGTTCGTGCCAGCGAAGTAA